CCCGTCCTGCACTGGCACCGAGGGCCTTACTCACGAGCCGGCCGTTCCCTTCCAGATGTCCAACATCACAGTCACCTACAGAGACGGCCGCGTGGCCCAGCTGGAGCAGGTGTACATCCGCGGCAGCAAGATCCGCTTCCTGATTTTGCCGGACATGCTGAAGAACGCACCCATGTTAAAgagcatgaaaaacaaaaaccaaggcTCGGGCGCCGGCCGGGGGAAAGCGGCGATTCTGAAGGCCCAAGGTGGGTCCCCCTCATGGCACTGGTTTGAACTCGGGGTTTGTCTTGGGTCTTTAAGAAAAAGGAGGCCCTGTcacgtgggggtggggtggacctGGCCTTGGCCACCTTGGTGCCCACTGCCTCCACTGCAGCCTTGGGGGGGTCCTGCCAAGAGTGGGGCGCTGCCTGGCCGGCTCGGTCTTGCCCCACTTGACCCCAGTCACAGGGCTGACACAAACTCCAGAGCAGTTCCTTAGGAACACTGAGGGACCCCTGTCCTTGAATGAAAGAGTTAGTAGTCTCCTGTGCGACACCTCTAGTGGCCTTTCATTTCCAGAAGTTCTGCCTGGGAGTCTGGGGGACACTCAGGCCCACCAGGTTTGCTGAGCAGATGCACCATGGTGTGGGGAGCTGGCGCTCGAGGCAGTAGGGCCGCGTCTCCTGGAGTGGCCCGACACCCCACGGCATGTACCTGGGGAACTGCCGATGTTGGGGATCTCTTTTCACATAAGAAATTAGCAGTTTTGAGCCATGTTACCCATGAAAGGGGAATGGgctgctgttttcaaaatgtcttgtCTTTGAAAATAAATCCTTTGGACCATTCCAGACTTGGGACTTCGGCCTCTTCCCAGTGCTTGAGTCTGGCCTTTCTCCTGGATTTACCCGGGGAGAGGTTTTGGATTCGGGTCCCGGAAGAGGTCTGCGGCATTGGTGGGCCGTGGCAGCAAGCACGGCTGGCAGAGCCTCCCTTGGACCGGCAGGGCATTGGCAGCCTGGGGGTGTTACTACAGGCTCCCCACCCGCTCCTTTGGCTGCTCTCCATGTTTCACAGACGAGGTGGCCCCTGAATTCAAAGACGCAGTGGAGTCCGGCTTCAAAAAGCCTTCCCGGAAAACCGATCAGAGAATCTCCTTGCCCTTCTGGGCGATAGAACAGGAAGGAGTGGTTTTCAGAAATGCCGTCCTTCTGGCTGGGACTGCTGCTCTCCGCTCACTCAGGGAAGGGTTGCCCCATCCTCAGCAAAAAACGGAACCATCATCCAAGTTTTGCCCGggccccctgcccagccccaagCCACCCGTCTCTCCCAGCCCTTGCTCTGGCTCTGTCGGCAGGTGAGTGGGGCTTCTTACGGGACCCCACTCCCTCCTCAGGATGCCCCGGACCATCAGGAGAGGAGGGTAAGGCTCCAGTTAGCAGCTGCAGCAGTTCTTACTCATCCTTCAGAGCCCCCAGTCCCCTCCTGGGACCCCTGGGTCACAGAGAGACGAGGATGGCAGGAGGgagagtttttgttttctgttgtttgtttgtttctgctaTTATGAAACAGTTCAGGCTGCAGCAAAGCtcaaagaataatataaaatccCTCACCCAGATTTCATCGAGTTAGCATTTAATCACATCTGTTTCCGAATTTCAAAAGTGAATTAACTGCATCTGTACTGTTTCGTTAGCCAGCCCCGGGGCAGCCCTGGGAATTCGGCTCAGCTCCGGTTCTCAGGCCTGCTCTCCAAACCACCTTCGCTCCCAGTGCCCTGCCTCCCAGACACGTGGCGAGAGGCAGGCCAGGCTGCAAGGCCAGGTCCcagccaccaccccccacccccctaaaATGAGATGGGGCAGGGGGTCGGGGCCAGGCAGCCTTTCCGGTCCCTTCCATCTCTGTCATCTTAGAACGACACAAGCCCTCACCAGATGCCCTGGCctcatcctttccctttcctctctttcagTGGCTGCACGAGGACGAGGACGCGGAATGGGACGTGGAAACATCTTCCAGAAGCGAAGATAAAATTAACTGTTGAACAGAACTttaccccccttttttttccctttggcttGTCTGGGTGGGTTTGTGGAGCGTTTATTGTATATGTCCTCGGTTTCTTTTAACACCTTTCTCTTTACAGTAAGAGCAATGTTAACCTAAATAAAtctggttttgtttttgagaaaacAAGGACTGTGTGTTCGTTTTGGAGCATGGTGTTCTGTGTGCTTTGGCAGCGGGTTAAGATATGACCCCCCGGGAGGTATCCTGGGAGAATGCCAGTGCTTTCAAGTAGTGCAGTTAGTGATAAAAAGTGTAAGCCGCTGTTCCGGGCCAGTTGCTGGTTGAATCCCGGAAAAGCTTGTAAAACATGATTGTTTCTCGTTCCTTGATCTTTGTCGAACGTCATAAACTTAGCTTACCATCCCAGCCTGGGGGTGGTCCCAGCCTTAGAAAAAGTCCAGTATCTTTTGCGGTCTGTATATCCTTCTGGTTCGACATTTGGTAAAAGTAATCTAATGTTAAAAAGTAATCcagatggattgtatagtgtgtggaCACATCTCAatgaaattatgtttaaaaagaaagtaatcCAGAGAATTCTAGTGGCTAACATCTGTGGCTCATAAACTAATGACGCAAGCAGATTCTTGTGAGTGAGTTCATGAAACCAGCGCTGGTTGATTGGCCCATCCATGGTTCCCAGTGTAGCCGAGTTAACGGGAGCAGCCTGCAAAACTCAGATCCCAAAAAGAATTCCTGCAGGAGTTCAGTATACTGTACGCCACAGTgcaaagcagcaagaagaaagagATCAATTATTGACCCTTAAAACAGTGTGCTCACTGGACAGATTGTTCAAGGCTTGGAACAAACTGGTTTATCAGTCAGGGTTTCCAGAGAATTGAGCAATTGGCCCATGTATCTGAAATCTATAGGGCagcccagcaggctggaaactcagataGCTGTCACCTGGAGGCCTAATACCTTCTCTGAGTAACCTCAGTGTTTTGTTCTTAAGGCCTTCAGTTGATTGGGTCATCTCTGCATAAGGTCAGCTGTTTATATGTGCTGATCCCATCTACAAATACCTGCACAGTAGCACTGAGACTAGTGTTTGAGCAAACAGCTGGGAACCACAGCCTGGCCAGTTTGACACATAAAGTTAACCGCCACAGTCCacaccttgtcaacttggcacccaaaCACATCTCCTTAAAGCAGAAAACCTCCAGACAGAGACCACAGCCAAGTCATCCTTTGGCCTAACGTGACTCGGCTATCTTGGgcacaactggaaatgcactaaccCTTTCCCAGAAGAGGGTGCAAAATTCTTGGGTCATATTCACTCTTTtccttgatatcctgtaactttaAATACTATGACGTTAAGTTAGTAAATCTATGCTGTATGATACGGGGATACGAAAGGCAAGGTAAAGATTTGTATTTAATGTATACCTACGTACGTACATggatatgtatataaatgtatacatgcAAACATTCATAACGAAATAAATATTCAATgattatagtcctcatttctgaaCTTGCTCACCTGGCCATAACTGGTATGTGACAATCTTCTGTCACCCATTCTGAGGAATGGCCAGCTGAACTGGCCCAGGTTCTTTTCCTGGTGGAATGACCCAAACATTCATTCCGGAAGGGTCTAGGCCATCCGTAGTCCTGCCTGAATTAGGTCGgcgttttccattgacttgaatcacagggcatggaagtactaagagacaccctaagggatctcctgtgTTCTAGACATGTTCTTCACCACCATATAGTAGCAGCCCAGTTTCCCTTTGGTAATTGCAgccagtcaccccagccagttgTTTCGAGGAGCCCAAGAAGAACCCACGGTGGCCTGAGGTAGCCCAAACTTCCGGTTCCCTGGAAGCACTgttgtctcctggtgggagcatcCTCCCTTTGGAATCAAGACCTCAAGACCAGCTAGGCATAAGCTCGCAGGGACGGGAAGCAAAACTTTTG
The sequence above is drawn from the Choloepus didactylus isolate mChoDid1 chromosome 23 unlocalized genomic scaffold, mChoDid1.pri SUPER_23_unloc1, whole genome shotgun sequence genome and encodes:
- the SNRPD3 gene encoding small nuclear ribonucleoprotein Sm D3 is translated as MSIGVPIKVLHEAEGHIVTCETNTGEVYRGKLIEAEDNMNCQMSNITVTYRDGRVAQLEQVYIRGSKIRFLILPDMLKNAPMLKSMKNKNQGSGAGRGKAAILKAQVAARGRGRGMGRGNIFQKRR